DNA sequence from the Pedobacter sp. W3I1 genome:
AATCCGCCGGCAGCCTGCGTACTTAAATACTTGCCATCAACGTCTTTTTTCAAAGTAAGCCAGTCGTTACTTCCCTGGCGGTATTTAAAATCATATAGGCCGCCTTTGGCCTCAATTTCCAGCTGGAGATCTGCTGATGAATTTAGCAGGGGTAATTCAGTAATCAATACCATTTTGCCTGCAGCCTGATCGCCTTTAAAAAGCTGAATTATGCTTTTGTTCTCTTTAATGGATTTGCACATGAAATAAAAATTAAACTCTCCCTGGAAAATCATTAATCCTGCTTTCTCATGCTCAGATTTCGGATTGAACTGAAGCGCTGTGCTGGCTGTACAAAACATATGTTGCTGACGTTTTCCAAGAAAAGCCGGATTGGTTTTCTCCATACAGGTTTCAGGCTTAAGTTTCATTGTTAGCCCATTTTTCTTGCTTAAGCTATACCATGAACTGTCGTTTTTCCTTAAAAATAAAAGGGAAGGATCCAACCCTTTATCAAATGTGGTACGATAGGAAAAGTTGCCACTTTGCGGGGGCGTATCTTTCTGTTTAACTTCTTTGAAATTCGCCTGATATTCGTATTTAACTTCTTTGAAGTCTGGATTAATCACCGGCCATCCATTTGTCCATTTAACTGGTGCAATAAAGGTTTCTCTTCCGGTGTTGTAAAAATTTCCTTCGTATGGACGCACGGCAAGAAAAATAGCGTAAGTTTTTCCATCAGGTCCTTCAACAAGTTCGGCATGACCTGTCGAGGTTACCGGATTTGGGCGGTTTGGATCCAGATTACGTTGAGTTAAGATGGGATTCTTTTCATAAGGAACATAAGGGCCTTCTGCCGAACGGCTTCTTAAGATAACCTGTGAGTGATTGACACTCGTTCCACCTTCAGCAGCGCATATATAATACCAGTCTCCGCGTTTAAATATGTGAGGGCCTTCAATCCAGACTGGTTTTTTAGAAATATCCACTCCACCATTTACAAGCAAATGTTCTTCTCCGCTTACTTTGAGTGTCGCCGGATCGAATTCGTATGTCCGGATGGTGCGATGGCCACTGTAAAGTGGCTTATTGTCCGGGGCATCACTATTGTAAACGATATAGGCTTTATCCTGATCGAAAAATAAAGATGGATCTATTCCTTTTACATCGCGAAGCCATACCGGGTCGCTCCATGGGCCGGCAGGATTTTTAGCCGTCATTACAAAATTCCCTCCCTTGTCTATATTGGTACAAGTCATATAAAAGGTCCCCTTATGGTAATTAATGGAAGGCGCAAACAAACCACGCGAGGTTCCATCACCCAGAAAAGTCATCTGGGTATTTCGCTCAATGACGTTTCCGATTTGTTTCCAGTTTTTTAAATCCCTGCTATGAAAAACCGGTATGCCAGGAAAATAAGAAAAAGTAGAGTTAACCAGGTAATAGTCAGTACCTACTTTGGTAATACTCGGATCCGGGTAAAAACCAGCAAGAATCGGATTTGTAAATTTTATTTGTGCAAATGCTGGTGAGGTGAAGCATAGCAAGAATAAATAAAGGATTTTTTTCATAATTGTATATTTGGCTATTGAAGAAAAATATGCT
Encoded proteins:
- a CDS encoding glycoside hydrolase family 43 protein, producing the protein MKKILYLFLLCFTSPAFAQIKFTNPILAGFYPDPSITKVGTDYYLVNSTFSYFPGIPVFHSRDLKNWKQIGNVIERNTQMTFLGDGTSRGLFAPSINYHKGTFYMTCTNIDKGGNFVMTAKNPAGPWSDPVWLRDVKGIDPSLFFDQDKAYIVYNSDAPDNKPLYSGHRTIRTYEFDPATLKVSGEEHLLVNGGVDISKKPVWIEGPHIFKRGDWYYICAAEGGTSVNHSQVILRSRSAEGPYVPYEKNPILTQRNLDPNRPNPVTSTGHAELVEGPDGKTYAIFLAVRPYEGNFYNTGRETFIAPVKWTNGWPVINPDFKEVKYEYQANFKEVKQKDTPPQSGNFSYRTTFDKGLDPSLLFLRKNDSSWYSLSKKNGLTMKLKPETCMEKTNPAFLGKRQQHMFCTASTALQFNPKSEHEKAGLMIFQGEFNFYFMCKSIKENKSIIQLFKGDQAAGKMVLITELPLLNSSADLQLEIEAKGGLYDFKYRQGSNDWLTLKKDVDGKYLSTQAAGGFIGSLFAMYATSSGKQSDNQASFKWLDYSGNDKIYNSK